In Jeotgalibacillus aurantiacus, the genomic window AAAAAATAAAACAGCGCGATCGAGTGTCACGATGTTGACACTCTTTTTTTATGTTGGCTATAATGGTAAGTAAGGTCTATTTTTTATCTATTCTAAGGAGGATCATTTTTTTTATGTCAATCGAAGTAGGCAGCAAAGTAAAGGGTAAAGTGACAGGGATCACTAATTTTGGGGCGTTCGTTGAATTGCCAGGCGGTTCAACAGGGCTTGTCCACATCAGTGAGGTTGCGGATAATTACGTCAAGGACATTAACGATCACTTAACAGTAGGTGACGAAGTAGAAGTGAAGGTCTTGAACGTGGAAAGCGATGGCAAAATCGGCTTATCCATCCGCAAAGCGAAAGATCAGCCACAGCAGTCCCAGCAGCAATACCGTCCACGTCCTAACCGTAACAACGATCGCGGAGATCGCGGTGGTCGCGGAGGCAATGCAGGTGGACCGCCACGCGGTGAGTCTTTCGAGCAAAAAATGGCTCGTTTCCTAAAAGATAGTGAAGACCGTCTGACTTCTCTGAAGCGCCACACAGAATCAAAACGCGGTGGTCGCGGAGCGAAAAAAGGTTAATAGCTGCCGAAAACAGATTTTACAGGCATTCAAC contains:
- a CDS encoding S1 domain-containing RNA-binding protein, whose product is MSIEVGSKVKGKVTGITNFGAFVELPGGSTGLVHISEVADNYVKDINDHLTVGDEVEVKVLNVESDGKIGLSIRKAKDQPQQSQQQYRPRPNRNNDRGDRGGRGGNAGGPPRGESFEQKMARFLKDSEDRLTSLKRHTESKRGGRGAKKG